A genomic stretch from Solanum stenotomum isolate F172 chromosome 8, ASM1918654v1, whole genome shotgun sequence includes:
- the LOC125874242 gene encoding zinc finger CCCH domain-containing protein 6-like isoform X2, producing MEMVSGDQPTDDAPVTEQASLDEETGLEEPMGQLSVGTEAGSYPERLNEPDCIYYLRNGICGYGSRCRFNHPRDRSLAVGERGATGGVYPERAGQYVCQYYMRTGMCKFGASCKYHHPRQGGESPSLVIHNIYGYPLRPNEKECSHYMKTGQCKFGITCKFHHPQPAGVQVPAPAAGPFPLPAAVPPPATYPELQPLPVDSADQYGMVTGNWPVIRPALLPGSYIPDTYGPMLFPPGMVPVSDWTPYLGSTSPVPYQTTQSAAGAGPVPSQITHSAAGAGPVPCQTSHSAAGAGPVPSQTTQSAAGAGPVYGHTQLSASAPAYASPYVSLTASLGASSSIQDGLAFPERPGQPECHYYMKYGDCKFGSSCKYHHPPEWSGSKAALILRAMGLPPDLGG from the exons ATGGAGATGGTTAGTGGAGATCAGCCGACCGATGACGCTCCGGTGACGGAGCAAGCTTCTCTCGACGAAGAAACTGGACTGGAAG AACCTATGGGGCAGTTGTCGGTTGGCACTGAAGCAGGATCGTACCCTGAACGGCTTAACGAGCCTGATTGTATTTATTACTTGAGGAACGGAATCTGTGGCTATGGCTCTCGTTGTCGGTTTAATCATCCTCGTGATCGGAGTTTG GCTGTGGGAGAAAGAGGAGCTACTGGAGGAGTATACCCTGAGAGAGCTGGCCAGTATGTTTGCCAG TACTATATGAGGACGGGGATGTGCAAATTTGGTGCTTCCTGCAAATATCACCATCCAAGACAGGGAGGGGAATCTCCAAGCCTGGTGATACATAACATTTATGGTTACCCGCTGCGACCG AATGAAAAGGAATGTTCGCACTATATGAAAACAGGGCAGTGTAAATTTGGCATCACCTGTAAATTTCACCATCCACAGCCAGCTGGTGTGCAAGTTCCAGCACCAGCAGCTGGACCTTTTCCTTTGCCAGCGGCTGTTCCACCACCAGCCACTTATCCAGAACTGCAACCTCTTCCTGTTGATTCAGCTGACCAATATGGAATGGTTACTGGCAACTGGCCAGTTATAAGGCCTGCTCTGCTTCCAGGTTCCTATATTCCTGACACATATGGTCCTATGCTTTTTCCCCCTGGAATGGTTCCCGTGTCGGATTGGACTCCTTATCTG GGTTCTACTAGTCCAGTGCCATACCAAACTACTCAGTCTGCAGCTGGAGCAGGTCCAGTGCCATCCCAAATTACTCACTCTGCAGCTGGAGCAGGTCCAGTGCCATGCCAAACTTCTCACTCTGCAGCTGGAGCAGGTCCAGTGCCATCCCAAACTACTCAGTCTGCAGCTGGAGCAGGTCCAGTTTATGGTCATACACAACTATCTGCTTCAGCACCTGCCTACGCAAGCCCATATGTGTCTCTTACTGCTTCTCTTGGTGCTTCAAGCAGCATCCAGGATGGACTTGCATTTCCGGAAAGACCTGGGCAGCCTGAATGTCATTATTACATGAAGTATGGGGATTGCAAATTTGGATCTTCATGTAAATACCATCATCCACCTGAGTGGAGTGGATCAAAGGCAGCTCTTATCCTCCGTGCTATGGGTCTTCCTCCCGACCT AGGAGGATGA
- the LOC125873564 gene encoding LOW QUALITY PROTEIN: uncharacterized protein LOC125873564 (The sequence of the model RefSeq protein was modified relative to this genomic sequence to represent the inferred CDS: inserted 2 bases in 1 codon): MGCGFNCNRDSCYWKPGMNPTTGXTLLDLHPNGPTMATQEKSEVIQPPTAVDKQLESYSYTNWAGKIQEQYQKVKENAETYPYVWGSYTVVYGGFGLWFAYRWRRLRKTEDRVRVLQDRLRKLVQAEESTSSSITKAPSSCDKSTR, translated from the exons atggGGTGTGGGTTTAATTGCAATCGTGATAGTTGTTATTGGAAACCCGGGATGAACCCTACGACTGG GACCCTCCTGGATCTGCACCCAAACG GACCAACGATGGCGACTCAGGAGAAGAGTGAAGTGATTCAACCACCAACTGCAGTAGACAAGCAATTAGAAAGTTACTCATACACTAATTGGGCAGGGAAGATACAAGAACAGTACCAGAAAGTCAAAGAGAATGCAGAAACCTACCCCTATGTTTGGGGTTCGTATACTGTTGTATACGGGGGATTTGGGCTCTGGTTTGCCTATAGATGGCGAAGGCTCCGCAAAACAGAAGACCGAGTCAGAGTCCTTCAAGACAGACTTCGCAAACTTGTGCAAGCTGAAGAGTCCACAAGTTCATCTATAACCAAAGCACCCTCATCTTGTGATAAATCAACTAGATAG
- the LOC125875025 gene encoding uncharacterized protein LOC125875025 isoform X2 has product MDSRFKEIATAVARQSCPICLCQLHHRSAAVVIPCMHAYCIVCIRRWSDVKRKCPLCNADFDSWFSRISFSSRTFQKEKLSARNETKKLPSGFVPSRLGDRLADRRRRREELNTFGSRTRPFPRRRSFDHNGALNPDDITRRIILWRSSIYEERLQAVPFSSKNCLMQHMDNRSTREKMLQRIELWIRRELQAILGDPDPSVIVHVATSLFITENTHSTQRCDRKDFLAPLRPFLHERAEVFWHELRCFAESPLSMQTYDTVVEYYSLD; this is encoded by the exons ATGGACTCTAGATTTAAGGAAATTGCCACTGCCGTTGCCCGGCAATCATGTCCGATATGCCTCTGCCAGCTACACCATCGGAGCGCGGCGGTTGTTATCCCATGTATGCACGCCTATTGCATCGTCTGCATCCGCAGATGGAGCGATGTGAAGAGAAAATGCCCTCTCTGCAACGCCGACTTTGATTCATGGTTCTCCAGAATCAGCTTCTCCTCCCGGACCTTCCAGAAAGAGAAATTATCAGCTCGTAACGAGACTAAGAAGTTACCCTCAGGTTTTGTCCCCTCTAGGCTGGGAGACCGATTGGCGGACCGAAG GAGAAGGAGAGAAGAGTTGAATACATTTGGCTCCAGAACGAGGCCGTTCCCAAGGCGGCGATCCTTTGATCACAATGGAGCTTTAAATCCAGATGATATTACTAGGAGAATCATTCTCTGGCGTTCCAG CATTTATGAAGAGAGATTGCAGGCTGTTCCCTTTTCATCTAAAAATTGCCTCATGCAG CACATGGATAATAGGAGTACCAGAGAAAAGATGTTACAGAGAATAGAACTTTGGATAAGAAGGGAGCTGCAGGCTATACTGGGGGATCCAGATCCATCCGTTATTGTCCATGTTGCTACCTCACTTTTTATCACTGAGAATACACATTCAACACAGAGGTGCGACAGAAAAGATTTTCTTGCTCCATTGCGGCCCTTCTTGCATGAACGTGCAGAAGTGTTTTGGCATGAACTAAG GTGCTTTGCCGAGAGCCCTTTGTCTATGCAAACATATGATACTGTGGTGGAGTACTACTCCTTGGACTAA
- the LOC125875025 gene encoding uncharacterized protein LOC125875025 isoform X1 → MDSRFKEIATAVARQSCPICLCQLHHRSAAVVIPCMHAYCIVCIRRWSDVKRKCPLCNADFDSWFSRISFSSRTFQKEKLSARNETKKLPSGFVPSRLGDRLADRRAIRRRREELNTFGSRTRPFPRRRSFDHNGALNPDDITRRIILWRSSIYEERLQAVPFSSKNCLMQHMDNRSTREKMLQRIELWIRRELQAILGDPDPSVIVHVATSLFITENTHSTQRCDRKDFLAPLRPFLHERAEVFWHELRCFAESPLSMQTYDTVVEYYSLD, encoded by the exons ATGGACTCTAGATTTAAGGAAATTGCCACTGCCGTTGCCCGGCAATCATGTCCGATATGCCTCTGCCAGCTACACCATCGGAGCGCGGCGGTTGTTATCCCATGTATGCACGCCTATTGCATCGTCTGCATCCGCAGATGGAGCGATGTGAAGAGAAAATGCCCTCTCTGCAACGCCGACTTTGATTCATGGTTCTCCAGAATCAGCTTCTCCTCCCGGACCTTCCAGAAAGAGAAATTATCAGCTCGTAACGAGACTAAGAAGTTACCCTCAGGTTTTGTCCCCTCTAGGCTGGGAGACCGATTGGCGGACCGAAG AGCGATTAGGAGAAGGAGAGAAGAGTTGAATACATTTGGCTCCAGAACGAGGCCGTTCCCAAGGCGGCGATCCTTTGATCACAATGGAGCTTTAAATCCAGATGATATTACTAGGAGAATCATTCTCTGGCGTTCCAG CATTTATGAAGAGAGATTGCAGGCTGTTCCCTTTTCATCTAAAAATTGCCTCATGCAG CACATGGATAATAGGAGTACCAGAGAAAAGATGTTACAGAGAATAGAACTTTGGATAAGAAGGGAGCTGCAGGCTATACTGGGGGATCCAGATCCATCCGTTATTGTCCATGTTGCTACCTCACTTTTTATCACTGAGAATACACATTCAACACAGAGGTGCGACAGAAAAGATTTTCTTGCTCCATTGCGGCCCTTCTTGCATGAACGTGCAGAAGTGTTTTGGCATGAACTAAG GTGCTTTGCCGAGAGCCCTTTGTCTATGCAAACATATGATACTGTGGTGGAGTACTACTCCTTGGACTAA
- the LOC125874007 gene encoding monothiol glutaredoxin-S3-like, translated as MERVSKMVTEKPVVIFSKTGCCMSYSIKSFFSDLGVNTAVYELDEMQRAGREIEAVLSNLGCNPTVPAVFIGGQMVGGESEVMSLHLQGALKPKLKTAGALWV; from the coding sequence ATGGAGAGAGTAAGCAAAATGGTAACTGAAAAGCCAGTTGTGATATTCAGCAAGACTGGTTGCTGCATGAGCTACTCCATAAAGTCTTTCTTCTCCGATCTCGGCGTTAACACCGCCGTTTACGAGCTCGATGAGATGCAAAGAGCTGGCCGTGAGATTGAGGCCGTGCTTTCGAATCTCGGCTGCAATCCCACGGTGCCGGCGGTGTTCATCGGCGGCCAAATGGTCGGTGGAGAAAGTGAAGTCATGAGTCTTCATTTACAAGGGGCCTTGAAGCCTAAACTCAAAACCGCTGGTGCTTTATGggtttaa
- the LOC125874242 gene encoding zinc finger CCCH domain-containing protein 6-like isoform X1: protein MEMVSGDQPTDDAPVTEQASLDEETGLEEPMGQLSVGTEAGSYPERLNEPDCIYYLRNGICGYGSRCRFNHPRDRSLAVGERGATGGVYPERAGQYVCQYYMRTGMCKFGASCKYHHPRQGGESPSLVIHNIYGYPLRPNEKECSHYMKTGQCKFGITCKFHHPQPAGVQVPAPAAGPFPLPAAVPPPATYPELQPLPVDSADQYGMVTGNWPVIRPALLPGSYIPDTYGPMLFPPGMVPVSDWTPYLGSTSPVPYQTTQSAAGAGPVPCQTSHSAAGAGPVPSQTTQSAAGAGPVYGHTQLSASAPAYASPYVSLTASLGASSSIQDGLAFPERPGQPECHYYMKYGDCKFGSSCKYHHPPEWSGSKAALILRAMGLPPDLEEGEQVFLSHCIKYCTFRRSDMHATTILESLHNMVRQVCVQVWQNMTFHVQRMSGTNSPYSLET, encoded by the exons ATGGAGATGGTTAGTGGAGATCAGCCGACCGATGACGCTCCGGTGACGGAGCAAGCTTCTCTCGACGAAGAAACTGGACTGGAAG AACCTATGGGGCAGTTGTCGGTTGGCACTGAAGCAGGATCGTACCCTGAACGGCTTAACGAGCCTGATTGTATTTATTACTTGAGGAACGGAATCTGTGGCTATGGCTCTCGTTGTCGGTTTAATCATCCTCGTGATCGGAGTTTG GCTGTGGGAGAAAGAGGAGCTACTGGAGGAGTATACCCTGAGAGAGCTGGCCAGTATGTTTGCCAG TACTATATGAGGACGGGGATGTGCAAATTTGGTGCTTCCTGCAAATATCACCATCCAAGACAGGGAGGGGAATCTCCAAGCCTGGTGATACATAACATTTATGGTTACCCGCTGCGACCG AATGAAAAGGAATGTTCGCACTATATGAAAACAGGGCAGTGTAAATTTGGCATCACCTGTAAATTTCACCATCCACAGCCAGCTGGTGTGCAAGTTCCAGCACCAGCAGCTGGACCTTTTCCTTTGCCAGCGGCTGTTCCACCACCAGCCACTTATCCAGAACTGCAACCTCTTCCTGTTGATTCAGCTGACCAATATGGAATGGTTACTGGCAACTGGCCAGTTATAAGGCCTGCTCTGCTTCCAGGTTCCTATATTCCTGACACATATGGTCCTATGCTTTTTCCCCCTGGAATGGTTCCCGTGTCGGATTGGACTCCTTATCTG GGTTCTACTAGTCCAGTGCCATACCAAACTACTCAGTCTGCAGCTGGAGCAG GTCCAGTGCCATGCCAAACTTCTCACTCTGCAGCTGGAGCAGGTCCAGTGCCATCCCAAACTACTCAGTCTGCAGCTGGAGCAGGTCCAGTTTATGGTCATACACAACTATCTGCTTCAGCACCTGCCTACGCAAGCCCATATGTGTCTCTTACTGCTTCTCTTGGTGCTTCAAGCAGCATCCAGGATGGACTTGCATTTCCGGAAAGACCTGGGCAGCCTGAATGTCATTATTACATGAAGTATGGGGATTGCAAATTTGGATCTTCATGTAAATACCATCATCCACCTGAGTGGAGTGGATCAAAGGCAGCTCTTATCCTCCGTGCTATGGGTCTTCCTCCCGACCT AGAGGAGGGTGAACAGGTATTTTTAAGTCACTGTATCAAGTATTGCACTTTTAGAAGATCCGACATGCACGCAACAACTATTTTGGAGAGTCTGCACAACATGGTTCGTCAAGTCTG TGTACAAGTATGGCAAAATATGACATTCCATGTACAGAGAATGTCAGGAACCAACTCTCCCTATTCTTTAGAGACATGA